GCATGTGCCTGCCTGCCAACTGCTGCGCTACCGCCCTGTCTGCAGCCTCTGGCGCGACCTCATTGATGTCGCGACCCTCTGGAAGCGCAAATGCCTGCGGGAGGGCTTCATCACGGAAGACTGGGATGAGCCTGTGGCCGACTGGAAGATCTTCTTCTTTCTGTGCAGCTTGCGCAGGAACCTCTTACGCAACCCATGTGCTGAAGGTGGGCTGCTCCCCTCACTTTCCAgaacctcaggacctttgcacttgctgttcccacACTACCTGGAGTGTTCTCTCCAACCCTAACATCCACCATGCTCCCTTGGTTCCTCCTCATTCTTGGGATCTCAGTGCAGAGACCTGCCCTGCTCCATCTAAAAACAGTGCTCCCTACCTCTGTCGTGCCACCCCCATTTAgtttcttcatagcacttttcATAACCTGTAATTACCTTATTTATCTCGTTTTTTTCTCTGCCAAACGTCAAGTTCCAGAGGCCTAATGGATCTTGCGTGCCACTCTACAGTGTCCACAACCATGCCTTCACATAGCAGGTGCTCGAGAAACGTTTCCTGAAGGACTGAACTGCAGATCCACCTTCCCCCCTTTAGTTCAGTCCAAGCTGCCTAATGTTTATGGCgggcttcctctgtgccaggcactagtctGAGGTCTTCCCAGATGTAATTTTCCTCCCAGCATCCCCATTatccagatgaagaaaatgattgAGAGGGGACTGCAATCACATAACATGATTTAGCCTAAAATGTTCTCATGTATTTGCCaggggtttttttcccttcatttagCACCCATGTACCAGGCCCCATGCTTCCTGTTGGGGTTACAGCAGCAATTAAGAGGCATAGTTTATACGCTTAGAATcccttttgtgtctgttttctttctctgtcctcacGTGGATTCTGGGAGGTGGCCAAATAAGTAGGGTTGGCTCCATTTGTGGGAGCGTTAGGCCCCAAGATGAGTGTCTTCCCCGAAGACCCAGAACTGCCCAGCTGCCAAAGGCCCTCTGCCCCTCGGAGGCCCCAGACAGCGCTCCAGACACTCAATCCCTCCACCTCCCCCAGATTCCACTCAGCACTGCCCAGCCGGGCCGCCAGCTCAGCTCACACAGCCCTACAGAGCCAACCTGCAGCCTTGCCTTGCActgggccctgggcccagcaGTGGTTACCCCAGCCTTGCTCGGACCTCCCCTTGGGCCTGTACTCGGTGCAGCGCAGCTCCTGGTTTTCTGTATTACTCCTCCGGTTCTCTACTGGGGGACCCCGGGCACCTGGGGAATAGGTAAGGGCTCCTTGTAGAGGGAGCAAGGGAGTAATTTGGAAAAGCACCCCTGGTGATTGTTCTGGAAGGTCTTGGCGAGAAACACTGCTGTTTTCTAAGGTCCTCCCAGCTCAGTCTGAAGGGGGAGACCAGAACCTGCTGAGCCAACCTGGTGGGGATCCTCCCATGAATACGGAGTTACTATCCCACCACCAACCCAGAGGGTGTCCATTCTCCCAGTTGCTATCCCTCCCACCCTGGGCAGAGCTTCCCATGAACCATTAACAAACTAAATCGGTCTCTGGTACCCAGATCTGTTACATAGTTAGGATGTCAGTCTTCAAATAAACAGTCCGCCTTGGGAGAAACGCACCTTAGCCATTAGGAGCACAACTAGCATCATAGGCCCTTCATGATTTACTCCTCAGAGAACTGAACCGGGGGTACTTCCCAGagccccgtcccccacccccacagcacaAAAGGAAGGGAAGGTTGGTTTAGGATTTCTGGTAATACTTTTCCCAGCTTCGTTAGGAGTCATGTTAGTTAGGGCCAAAGTAGGAGGGCGAAGGTCCCAGATCAGAGCTGATATGGTGGGGACAGGTGGGAACGTGTTGGAAGAAGGGGGCTTTGTAGGGGCACTCCAAGCGCAGCTGGGGTGCTTGAGATCTGAGCATGagcctttccccctccctcccaggacCAGCCTATACGTTTGCACAGGGAGTTCACCTCGATTTGTTTTTCCTAGAGAATATGATGTCCTGGCGAATTGACTCCAATGGTGGGCACCGCTGGAAGGTGGAGAGCATCCCTGGAGACCATGGGACAAGTTTTCCAGACCCAAGAGTCAAGAAGTACTTTGTCACATCCTTTGAGTAAGACAAACTGAACCAAGCAGGCAGGGGGCGGCAGGGACACTTTTTGCAAATCCCACGCCTATGTCAGGACTTCTCTGTGAAGCTTCAGGGAGCTGATGTTCCAAAACCAGCTCAGAATCTACTGCTTCCGGGAGCAGGAATAAACAGTGGCCGGGTTTATAGGCAGTGGGGGTGGAGATCCACGTAAGGAGGCTGGGAGTGCCTGGGGCAGTTAGGGTAAGAGAGGTAAGAGAGGGTTGTCTACAGGCTGTTCCTAATCTAGGAACGGGAGTTCACAGGGGTGCCCTCCGTGGGGCCGCAGGGGACTGGGCCTATGGACAGGGATCAGATGCTGCCCAGTCTCATGGGGATCCAACTCCCTGCCTGTTTCTCATGGGCCTGCACTGAGGTAGGAGCCAGAGTTCCCACCAGCCAGTGGCTGTCCTAAGGCGGTCAGGGGAAACTGCTGGGTCCCCTGAGCCACCTGCCTGGGTCCAGGCCATGCAGAGCAGGCCTGGGAatgcaagcctttcctcctgctcCCCAGGTCATGCCTCAAGTCCCAGCTGGTAGACCTCAAAGCTGAGGGCTACTGGAAGGAGCTAATGGACACGGTCCGGCCTGACATCACAGTCACAGACTGGTGAGTGGGGCCATGGCCCGAGTCCCACCCTCTGCATCCTTCCCTCTTGTCTTCCTGAGAATCCCTGGGGAGAAGTGCCTACTCTGCCCAGCAGTGTCCTAGAGCAAGGACAGCCAGGCCAACCCAGCCCCACTCCCTGCTGACAGACTCAGCACTCAACCAGTaccaccctccctgcctccccaccaccCTGTGTCAGCAGATGTTAaccccagtttacagatgggcAGACTGAGGCCTACAGATGAGTTGTCACGAAAAGGCACTGGAGCAAGAGACAGCCAAGACCCAGCCTTCCTGAACCTCCCAGATGCTCACATGCCTTCTTCTCTGCCTCCCCTGCCGCTTTTCACTATTCATCCCACATCTTGCTCAAGCTCCCCTCTGTGCAGAgctgtgccaggctctgccttGGCCCACCACAGAAGCAGGACCCCAGTTCTAGCCAGGCCCCGGGACCACCACTCTGAGGGTGGAGAGGTGGGGTTTGAGGGGTGTGCAGAGCTGCGGGCAGGGGGCAGCATGGCTGAGCAGAGGGAGAGCTCTGCCGGTCCCCACCACACAGGTCACACCCCTTCAATCTCCATTGAATCCACAGCCTGGTCCATTGTAATGTACAGGTGACACAGCGCTGACAGCCCTGGCCTTTGTAGAGAGCCTTTTGCTTTTTAAGGTGACATCTTCAGAGCTACCCAAAAGGGTTGCCCCTTTTCTCAGATGGGGTGACAGGCCCAGCACAAATAGACTGTTTACTTGGGGGCACAGGTGGGCCTCGTGGGCAGGGCAGGAAAATGAAACTCGGAGCTCCAGTTTGGAGGCCTGCTGCGTGCCTGCCCACCTACCTCCAGGGCCACCCTATTGGGACACATAGTCTtgcgcctccccctcccccaggtttGCTGCCAGAGCAGACTGTGGCTGCATCTACACCATCCGAGTACAGCTGCTCTCAGCCGACTACATCGTCCTGGCCTCCTTCGAGCCCCCACCTGTGACCATCGAACAGTGGAGCGATGCTAGGTGGACAGAGGTGAGGCCTCACCTGCTTGCATGGCACCCACTTCTCCCAGGGCCAGCATGGCAGGCAACGGGTAGTCCCAGGGCCCAGAATGCCCCAGCTCTCCCGCCTGCCTTCTGGCCTGGGCAGCTCTCCCCTGCAGGACCcagctccttccctttcttctccacgTGAGTGGTCaccccatctcctcccctcccccgtccTGGTGGtcacctcctctcccctccctccaggtcTCCCACACCTTCTCGGATTACCCTCCAGGCGTCCGCTATGTCCTCTTCCAGCACGGGGGCAAAGACACTCAGTACTGGGCAGGCTGGTACGGGCCCCGTGTCACCAACAGCAGCATCGTCATCAGTCCTAAGATGACCAGGAACGCAGCGCCCTCCACCACGCAGCCTGAGACCACGTAGGGGCAGGAGGCAGCTGCCCACTTGCCCTCTCCACATCATTTCTACCAGCCTTTCTGACAGTCTGTCATCTGACAGCCATTCCTCCGTCCTCTGTCTGGGTTAGCCTAGAGCCAAAGGTCCCCTCCAGGCAAGAGCTGAGCCTACAGTGGGCAGTGATAGCCCCTGTCCCAAGATCTGCCCAGTTCCAACTTTGACAAAGCTACCAGTTTGTGGTAATGCACTGTCACATAGCTGACCTTTTGtcataataaatgttttcagtaaaaCCAGCTTGGGGTTGGGTCTAGGAGTGGCGCGTAAGGGGGTCCCTGGCACTTTGGTAGAGAACCAGCCCCTTCCCCAGGTTAATTTGGCTGCACCTGTTCCCCCCACTCCAGTTACTGACGGCCCAGGTCAGCCCTTGGGGCCCCTTTATTGAAACAACTCACAGCATGATATTTGAGACAGACAGTGTTGGCCAGTTGAACCCCAAAAGGCTGAGAAATCGAGGTCCCAgcacccttcctccctcctggggAGAATTACTCCATGAAGACAACCAGACCTGAGCAGCCCCGGGCTGGAGGGTGGGCGGTCCATACACAGTGGCAATAAGAGCACTTGGAATCAGGGTGGCCCTGCAACACTCCCCTAGGCTGGGGGCCCCCAAAGTCCAAAAATTGTGGCATCCATGGGGAGCATACACCCTCAGCTGCTTTTATGAGCTCGTTCTTCCACGTACAGCTGCATCTAATGGACAGGAACAAACAACCATGTCAGGTGAACAGTCAGGGCACCTGTAAGGGGGCCCCACGAGCCCCTGACAGGGTGTGGTTGCATGGCCACAGCCAGGCATTAAGGAAaaggggagaggtgggaggagccTTAGCCAGGCATTCCTTGGTCGTTTCCCCCTTGCCTTGTCCACAAGCTCTCTGGCAAGGCCTCAGCAAACCCTGAATCAAGCTTACCCGGTCCCCATGCAGCTCACCTTTAATATGTCCGACGTCATGGTTTTTAGGGGTATCAGCCGGGGGTCATGCATGTGGACATCCTGCTCATCTGCCAGGATCCAGGGGAAGTCCTAGGAAGGAAATCAAGTGAGGAGATGAAAAGCGGCTGGAACCTGACCTGCTCTCAGGTTCCCCCTCCCCGTCCCCTTCCAGAGCTTTGAGGAGCATCAGAATCACGAGGGAAGTACAGATTCCCAGGCTCTTCCACTAGGCAGGCCAAGTCTGTAGGTCAGAGCTGGGCTGGCACCCTAAGTGATTTAACAAGCCCCAAGCACAGATTCTGAAACTAGTGGTCAAGGACCCCCTCCCTAGAGAACCCTCCGGTGCTGGCAGCCCCAGCATGTGGCCCCACCTGCGTCTCAGGGCTGAGTGCCCAGGTGGAGCAATGGCAGGTATGTGGCCACATACTTAACACACAACGAGAACCTACTGGGTGCCAGGTACTGCCATAAGCAACGTGTGAGTACACTGGCCAGGGGTAGCAGCCCTGCCCGCTCAAAACTGGAGGTCTGGCTTTCAGAGCCTCCCAGCTGTCtccctgcccgccccccccccccagaccaGTCTCATCTCACCTTGATGACCTGGATCTTCTCCATGTTTCGGGTGGCGGCTTCCCTTGTGTGCACCAAGACTGTGAAGGTACAGCCTGAGGAAGCCAGAGTTTGGTCCAGGCTGGACCACACCATGCCTGCCCCTGGGTACAGTGCCTTCCCACCTCTCTAGCTGGTTTGGCAGCCCCCCAGAGCAGAGTGGAAACCAAATGCTAAGGCAAAACACAGTCAACAGGGAGACTGAAGCCAGGGTGAAGTGAATCAGGgaagcttcctgaaggaggtgaaCTTTCAGAGGGGTTCtaaaaggcaggaaggaagagacGAGGCTCGGGACAGCCAAACAGGAGCTTGAAAACACAGACCAACCCAAGGTAGCCATGGAAACACccagggagggggggaggggggagcacACCTGGGGGGTTGTGGTCCAGGACAGCATCACACACACTGATCTTCAGGATGAAGGCTCGGAGAAGCTGTTCCACATGAGACAGCAGGGAGTCTGagctgggaaggagaggaggagggtcTCCCATCACACTGGCGCACCCTTCTCACCAGCAGGCAATCAATCCTGGAAGGTGCTTCTGAGGGCTGGCTTCTTAAGGGCCCAGCTACCTATCTTGTCTACATCGTAACCCTCCCCCCTCCGGGGAGTTTAAAAACAATGCAGGGCCCCATCCCAGACTAAGTTAGGATGGGGGAAAAGGGGTGTAGGTAGACCCTGTAGGTGGTTCTAATGTGCTACGGCTCCCAGTCTGAGAACCAAGACCCCAAGCCAGAAGGGAAAGgatttgtccaaggccacacgACAAGTGGGGACAGATTCTATTGCCCTGACCTCACCACAGGAAGCCAGCAGCAGACTAGCCAACACACCTGCCCAAGGTCAACTTCTAATTGACTGGATTGCACCCCTGACCGGGAAGCCAGGACACTGAATCTGTCCTGGCTGTGCTACCATTTGGATGACATGTTTCTGGACCttggtttctccatctataaGGTGAGGTTGGGTCTAGCCATTCACCAGTGCTGTCTGTGGTTTGCAGGTGTGACACAGGAGGCTAGGAGGCTCTCTGTGTAACCTGCGTGGTGTCCACAGAGACCACCTGGCGGCCAGCTGTGACTCAGCCACTAACTGATGGCCCTGATAGGTTGGCACACCTTGCATTTCTCCTGTCAGACCTTTACCGAGGTACTCAGGAGCTGCTTTAAAGGGGTGCAGGTCAGGGTATTACTACGGACCGCACACCAGTTAGCAGCTGGACAACTCACCTGATGGACAGCAGCGGGGGCTGGGTGATTTCAAAGACGAATTTCTCCACTGGGCGGTGCTCTTTGTCCAAAATTACCACCAccactttctccacatcattCTGCAAGGACAGGAATCCCCTTCTCCAGAACCACTCCtcccccccagccctgccccctccctgcccaagGATGGGAAAGGGAGCATTCACAGCCCTGGTCAGCCTCTAGGCTGAGTGAGGGTCTCTGAGAGCCCAGA
The Rhinolophus ferrumequinum isolate MPI-CBG mRhiFer1 chromosome 9, mRhiFer1_v1.p, whole genome shotgun sequence genome window above contains:
- the LOC117027036 gene encoding F-box only protein 6 — translated: MALLSINELPENILLEVFTHVPACQLLRYRPVCSLWRDLIDVATLWKRKCLREGFITEDWDEPVADWKIFFFLCSLRRNLLRNPCAEENMMSWRIDSNGGHRWKVESIPGDHGTSFPDPRVKKYFVTSFESCLKSQLVDLKAEGYWKELMDTVRPDITVTDWFAARADCGCIYTIRVQLLSADYIVLASFEPPPVTIEQWSDARWTEVSHTFSDYPPGVRYVLFQHGGKDTQYWAGWYGPRVTNSSIVISPKMTRNAAPSTTQPETT
- the MAD2L2 gene encoding mitotic spindle assembly checkpoint protein MAD2B, which translates into the protein MTTLTRQDLNFGQVVADVLCEFLEVAVHLILYVREVYPVGIFQKRKKYNVPVQMSCHPELNQYIQDTLHCVKPLLEKNDVEKVVVVILDKEHRPVEKFVFEITQPPLLSISSDSLLSHVEQLLRAFILKISVCDAVLDHNPPGCTFTVLVHTREAATRNMEKIQVIKDFPWILADEQDVHMHDPRLIPLKTMTSDILKMQLYVEERAHKSS